One part of the Quercus lobata isolate SW786 chromosome 7, ValleyOak3.0 Primary Assembly, whole genome shotgun sequence genome encodes these proteins:
- the LOC115951569 gene encoding uncharacterized protein LOC115951569, whose product MIFILLTDLAFEMIRRHAECFRLKIGLGSNAQSELPPEVVREIVNRLHTFQDFIAAAGVSRTWRSVCLSISRRPQLPCLMLSETPSTDMRHFFSLCDNNRYQLQLSEVQGKRCWGSPHGWVVTLGPDYETHLLHLVKRVQIPLPPLNTIRTLAATEEWFCLVHKFILLNDSSQDSSLLVIAIFGPVNRLAFARVAFDRGGEEVALNRRGQGQWAIVTNPDILKFNDVACFNDQLYGLCDNGKLVCLELDAPLAAEIQVIAPQPSEEEVGMPQKLYLMNSSENLFVVFHYGFLIPSKMRHETICFLVYKFNFGALAWEEVTDLEDLAVFVGDGNSWCIHTSAILRRSNCIYFTDDNWEWQRYPGVAYGGRDVGVFSMAQRVIQRLPFGKDSPRSYSRPIWVTPTLRLDEL is encoded by the coding sequence atgatttttattttacttactGATTTAGCATTTGAAATGATCAGAAGACATGCAGAATGTTTTCGGTTGAAAATTGGGTTAGGCTCCAATGCCCAGTCCGAACTCCCCCCAGAAGTCGTTCGTGAGATTGTAAATCGACTACATACTTTCCAAGATTTTATAGCGGCTGCAGGGGTTTCCCGAACATGGCGCTCTGTTTGTTTGAGCATCAGTAGAAGGCCTCAGCTTCCTTGCCTGATGCTTTCCGAAACACCTTCCACAGACATGCGACATTTCTTCAGTCTCTGCGACAACAATCGTTATCAATTACAATTATCTGAAGTCCAAGGAAAACGCTGTTGGGGATCTCCACATGGTTGGGTTGTAACCTTGGGTCCTGATTATGAAACCCACCTTCTGCACCTTGTAAAAAGAGTACAAATTCCTCTTCCGCCACTAAACACAATTCGAACTCTGGCTGCTACAGAAGAGTGGTTTTGCCTTGTACACAAATTCATTCTTTTAAATGACTCTTCCCAGGACTCATCGTTACTTGTCATTGCAATTTTCGGCCCTGTGAATCGCTTAGCTTTTGCTAGGGTGGCTTTCGACAGAGGAGGAGAAGAAGTGGCTTTGAATAGAAGGGGACAGGGTCAGTGGGCTATTGTTACCAATCCAGACATTTTGAAATTCAATGATGTTGCATGCTTTAATGATCAATTGTATGGACTTTGTGACAACGGCAAACTGGTGTGCCTTGAGCTTGATGCTCCTCTGGCAGCTGAGATACAAGTTATTGCTCCCCAACCAAGCGAAGAAGAAGTAGGCATGCCCCAAAAACTGTATTTGATGAATTCATCAGAAAATCTTTTCGTTGTTTTTCATTACGGATTTCTTATTCCTTCGAAGATGAGGCACGAGACTATATGCTTTTTGGTCTACAAGTTCAACTTTGGTGCATTGGCTTGGGAGGAAGTGACAGACTTGGAAGATCTTGCTGTTTTTGTTGGTGATGGCAATTCCTGGTGCATTCATACAAGCGCTATCCTTCGCAGAAGTAATTGCATCTACTTCACAGATGACAATTGGGAGTGGCAAAGGTACCCAGGAGTGGCATATGGAGGCCGTGATGTTGGAGTTTTTAGCATGGCACAGAGGGTAATCCAACGCCTTCCATTTGGTAAGGACAGCCCTCGTTCTTATTCTCGACCAATTTGGGTTACACCTACGCTGCGTTTGGATGAGCTTTAG